The nucleotide sequence GTGTCCTGTAAGTAATCCAACGATAGTTCTTGTTGATTTCCTGAGGAAGTCCAATAATTGGACAAAAATGTCCATTGAATCCATTTTCCCAATATTTTTGTGTCCCTTACGAACAATAATCTttaattgatcaatttttgttTCCTTGCGTAGTCCTCTCACAGGTTCAGGTTCAGGTCCTATGAAAGTACTTTCCCTACCGAGTTTTGATAGTCTGTCCGCAATCTCATTTCCCAGGATATCTGCATGACCTGGGacccaaaataaaataattctattttgtgctgaCAGTTTCTTTAAATCAAATGCTAAATGCCTTAATAGGAATCCGATGCCATTTGTCGTTTTGATTCACGTTTtagtaattttcaaatttactaaatttcaaactaattttttttatacatttgcCTAACGTAGAAACCTTTCTATCTTTTCAGTGAGCTGTCGAGTCCACGATGCCTGTCGAGAGACTCATCAGTGGGCGGTCGTTGCCCTTCCGACGACTCCATGTACTCAGGCAGGGGTATGACGGGCAGCAATGCCACAAGCCCTGTGGCCATCACCCTACCCGCCACACTCCCTCCCGCTGCTGCTGCAGCACTGCTACCACCGCAATCTGCTGCAATGGCAGCCTACCTTGGTGTAGCAGCTGCAGCAGCCCAGCAAAACCGACTTCTGTTCAATTCCTCCCTTACGGCGGGACTCACCCGAGCGGGTTCGCCGCCGTTGCTGTCGCTCGGGTCACACCTAGACAGCGACGTATCCGTGCTGGATTTCAGCACAAAGCGTAGCGCTAAGAGTACCGACTCGCGTGAGAGTGATAGTGATGCTGTGAATCTGAGCAACAAGTCTGATAACGGACCGCTAGATCTGTCGGTGAATAGAAAGAGGAATGCAGATAGTCATTCGCCACAGATGCCGAGCCGTAAGCAAGCTAGGCCAATCGACTACAAACCTGTGGTATCACCATGGACTTCACCCGTAACACCGTACTTTGCAGCAGCCGTTGCAGCTGCTAGTATTTCTCCGAAGAATCACAGTGCAGCGGCCGAATGGGCCAGTGCTAAGGGAAAAATGGGATCGGCACCAAATGACGCCacaaaagctttggagaaaatgtCAGAACTGAGTCGATTGGGTGGTGAAGATATCTACAAACAACATGGAGGATCACTAAATCGTGACGCGAACGCAGTGAGTAGTGGGGGGAGTTCAGGAGGTGGGGGCAGGCACAGTGCTTGGCAGTCGCATTGGCTCAACAAGGGAGCTGATTCAGCTAAGGATGTGTTGAAGTGTGTCTGGTGCAAGCAAAGTTTCCCCTCTTTGGCCGCCATGACGACTCATATGAAAGAGACCAAGCACTGTGGTGTAAACGTACCACCATCTGGAGGTATGTCTCAGGCTCAGCCTCATCCTCCAATACCAACTTCTTCCTCCTCATCTGGCTCCAGTTCGTCAACGGGTAAACCCTCTTCGTCGGATCTCAATCTCCTCATCAAGGAGACCATGCCGCTGCCAAGGAAACTTGTCCGTGGTCAGGATGTCTGGTTGGGTAAGGGTGCCGAGCAAACACGGCAAATTCTGAAGTGTATGTGGTGCGGACAGAGTTTCCGATCTCTCGCCGAAATGACTAGTCACATGCAGCAGACGCAGCACTACACAAACATCATCTCGCAGGAACAGATCATATCCTGGAAGTCTTCGGAGGACGGTAAGGGTCCAGCTGGTCCGGGTAATCCCAACAGCTCAAGTGCCAACCAAAATACCGGACCCAATAGCACTGTCAGTGCCGTTCTCACCTGCAAAGTATGCGATCAGGCTTTCTCATCCCTCAAGGATCTCAGTAATCACATGGTCAAGAATGCCCACTACAAAGAACACATTATGCGATCCATCACAGAAAGTGGTGGTCGACGGCGGCAAACCcgtgaaaagaggaaaaaatctcTGCCCGTAAGGAAACTTCTGGAACTTGAAAGGGCTCAGCATGATTTCAAGAATGGAGAAACCAACATGATGTCCAAGACTATGAGAGAGGCCGCATCGGGTAGGATAACGTGTGAAAAGTGCGGTGATAAGATTGATACGGTTTTGTTTGTGGAACACATCAGGCAATGTGTTGGCGGAGCTATCAATTCCCATAGAGTGAAGCCGCCATCTCTTTCTGGTGCCAACAGTATTCTTCCACCGTCGGAGAGTGTTAGTCCACTGACTCCTGGTAGTCGGGATGGTAGAAAGAGCATAGGGGACGAGATACCATCTCCAGCTTCTAGGCATATCTCTCCGAATGCTGCGGATTTGTCCTCGCCCAAAGAGAGTTCGCAGGAAAAGAGTTCATCTTCCCCATCTGTTCTCAATGCCATTGAACAACTGATTGAGAAGAGTTTTGACACACGATCAAGGCACAGCGGAAGTGGAATTCAGGGTCCGAATCAGAATTCTGCACCATTGGGATCTAGTATCTTGAAACGCTTAGGTATCGATGAGAGTGTTGACTACACGAAACCATTAATTGACCATCAGACAATGAACTTGCTCAGAAGTTACCAGCAACAGCAAGTATATGGTCGACGAGAGAGGAGTGGTAGTGAATCTAGCTCTTTCTCTGATCGTGGAAGTAGTCGTGTGGATTCCTTGACACCTGAAAGGAAGATAGATCAACCTCTGCAGTCGTCAACACCGAGACTCACGCCTGAGAAGCAGGAGGCTGAAGATCTCAGTGAAACGTCGGTGAAGATCAAGCGTGAACCTGAGGAGGAAGAGAAACGCGATCGTGAAGAGGCATCAAGTGGAACGGTTACGATTAAGAAGGAAGTTGACGATGTTGATGATGCTCGCCCAAAGAGTCGAACTGGAGACTCAGAGGCTGATGCTGATGGTGGGAAAATCCGATCCAGTTCCCTTTCTAGTCCAATGCCAAGTCCCCGGCATACCCCAGTGACACCAGCTGCAAGTCCTGGGAGTGATAGATCAACTCCGAGGTCTCAAGTCAATGCAGGAGAATCGAAGAAAGCCGCAGCTGGTGGAAGTCTAGGAGCGCTATCTTCGATGTTTGACAGTCTGGCTGGCGGGGGAAGTAGCAATGCAGCTGCAAATGAAGGTGGAACGGGTTCGGGAAAGAAGGGTACTTCGCATCCCTTGGCAGCACTTCAGAAGCTTTGTGATAAAACCGAGACGAATCAAAATTCCCGCACAAATTCTGCCTCCAGTAATTCATCGCTGGCGTCAAACAATCCGAATGTATCTACGAGTGCTACGGCTCCGGGTGCCATCTTGGCTTTCAGTTGGGCCTGCAATGATGCCGTTATGACGTCGGATTCGATCATGAAGTGCGCCTTTTGTGATACACCTTTCATTTCCAAAGGGGCCTATCGTCACCATCTGTCGAAGATGCACTTCGTCAAGGACGACGTCATCCCCGATCCCATAACGGTGAAGAGTCAGAAACAGATCCCACCAACGACGTCACAGTCGTCGCCTAAGAGCTCACCTGTGAGTAGCGGGAATGGCGTGGCTCCGAGTAGTTCAAGGGAGGGTACTTCCTCAACTACCACAGCTTCGGCGTCAAATTCAGCTTCAGTTCCCACGAAGAGTCCACCACCGGGCAGTGGTGTATCGTTTGAGGAGAGTCCACATTCCAAATTCCTAAAGTACACCGAATTGGCCAAGCAGCTGTCGTCGAAGTACGTATGACATTCCTAAGAAGTGCAAGTTCTGGGTAGGAATTCTCTAACTCtgtgaacgcttcactagtgaacgaTTGAATgcgaaaaattgacaagtgaaacacataacctcaaagtgatcGTTTCACGTGAAGCTATCTCAACTAGTAtttgacaggtgatcacttAACAAGGTTACAGAATTCCGCCCCTGGGTAGGAATTCTCTAACTCTGTGAACGCTTAGTGAACGATTGAAAgcgaaaaattgacaagtgaaacacataacctcaaagtcaTCCTTTCACGTGAAGCTATTTCAACAAATATTTGACAGTTGATAACTTCACaaggttacagaattcccccctgGACGTCACTGCTCAGCACTGTGGCGTCAGATCGGACCCAAAAAGGTAAATCCGATTTAACCCTATTTCACTCAGCATCAACTGAATCTCGTGTAAAAAGTCCTGTGTAAAAAGGTGAAACTCTTTGATATTCTTAAGAAATATCATGTGATGCAACATATCTCTTGCGAAAAACTGTCGTTAGGAAGCAAAGATGAATTGTGGTGTTGAGGTTATGTTACACCGCTAAccccttttttttggaaattccggGGATATTTTCAGACATGAAGAAAGCAAAACCCTGTAAATTGTAGGCACATAG is from Phlebotomus papatasi isolate M1 chromosome 1, Ppap_2.1, whole genome shotgun sequence and encodes:
- the LOC129798472 gene encoding protein tiptop isoform X2, whose translation is MRSKQQPRPSYHRWLKPEENEEGDDALESPEQKDVLTSGSASPSSTQSLEGAPATTSSTMLRDPESHHSTTPTSPQPPPHLIDSHDDVEHNIPATLIQDPSVERELSSPRCLSRDSSVGGRCPSDDSMYSGRGMTGSNATSPVAITLPATLPPAAAAALLPPQSAAMAAYLGVAAAAAQQNRLLFNSSLTAGLTRAGSPPLLSLGSHLDSDVSVLDFSTKRSAKSTDSRESDSDAVNLSNKSDNGPLDLSVNRKRNADSHSPQMPSRKQARPIDYKPVVSPWTSPVTPYFAAAVAAASISPKNHSAAAEWASAKGKMGSAPNDATKALEKMSELSRLGGEDIYKQHGGSLNRDANAVSSGGSSGGGGRHSAWQSHWLNKGADSAKDVLKCVWCKQSFPSLAAMTTHMKETKHCGVNVPPSGGMSQAQPHPPIPTSSSSSGSSSSTGKPSSSDLNLLIKETMPLPRKLVRGQDVWLGKGAEQTRQILKCMWCGQSFRSLAEMTSHMQQTQHYTNIISQEQIISWKSSEDGKGPAGPGNPNSSSANQNTGPNSTVSAVLTCKVCDQAFSSLKDLSNHMVKNAHYKEHIMRSITESGGRRRQTREKRKKSLPVRKLLELERAQHDFKNGETNMMSKTMREAASGRITCEKCGDKIDTVLFVEHIRQCVGGAINSHRVKPPSLSGANSILPPSESVSPLTPGSRDGRKSIGDEIPSPASRHISPNAADLSSPKESSQEKSSSSPSVLNAIEQLIEKSFDTRSRHSGSGIQGPNQNSAPLGSSILKRLGIDESVDYTKPLIDHQTMNLLRSYQQQQVYGRRERSGSESSSFSDRGSSRVDSLTPERKIDQPLQSSTPRLTPEKQEAEDLSETSVKIKREPEEEEKRDREEASSGTVTIKKEVDDVDDARPKSRTGDSEADADGGKIRSSSLSSPMPSPRHTPVTPAASPGSDRSTPRSQVNAGESKKAAAGGSLGALSSMFDSLAGGGSSNAAANEGGTGSGKKGTSHPLAALQKLCDKTETNQNSRTNSASSNSSLASNNPNVSTSATAPGAILAFSWACNDAVMTSDSIMKCAFCDTPFISKGAYRHHLSKMHFVKDDVIPDPITVKSQKQIPPTTSQSSPKSSPVSSGNGVAPSSSREGTSSTTTASASNSASVPTKSPPPGSGVSFEESPHSKFLKYTELAKQLSSKYV
- the LOC129798472 gene encoding protein tiptop isoform X3, coding for MMLHEAVMLEIYRQALTASELSSPRCLSRDSSVGGRCPSDDSMYSGRGMTGSNATSPVAITLPATLPPAAAAALLPPQSAAMAAYLGVAAAAAQQNRLLFNSSLTAGLTRAGSPPLLSLGSHLDSDVSVLDFSTKRSAKSTDSRESDSDAVNLSNKSDNGPLDLSVNRKRNADSHSPQMPSRKQARPIDYKPVVSPWTSPVTPYFAAAVAAASISPKNHSAAAEWASAKGKMGSAPNDATKALEKMSELSRLGGEDIYKQHGGSLNRDANAVSSGGSSGGGGRHSAWQSHWLNKGADSAKDVLKCVWCKQSFPSLAAMTTHMKETKHCGVNVPPSGGMSQAQPHPPIPTSSSSSGSSSSTGKPSSSDLNLLIKETMPLPRKLVRGQDVWLGKGAEQTRQILKCMWCGQSFRSLAEMTSHMQQTQHYTNIISQEQIISWKSSEDGKGPAGPGNPNSSSANQNTGPNSTVSAVLTCKVCDQAFSSLKDLSNHMVKNAHYKEHIMRSITESGGRRRQTREKRKKSLPVRKLLELERAQHDFKNGETNMMSKTMREAASGRITCEKCGDKIDTVLFVEHIRQCVGGAINSHRVKPPSLSGANSILPPSESVSPLTPGSRDGRKSIGDEIPSPASRHISPNAADLSSPKESSQEKSSSSPSVLNAIEQLIEKSFDTRSRHSGSGIQGPNQNSAPLGSSILKRLGIDESVDYTKPLIDHQTMNLLRSYQQQQVYGRRERSGSESSSFSDRGSSRVDSLTPERKIDQPLQSSTPRLTPEKQEAEDLSETSVKIKREPEEEEKRDREEASSGTVTIKKEVDDVDDARPKSRTGDSEADADGGKIRSSSLSSPMPSPRHTPVTPAASPGSDRSTPRSQVNAGESKKAAAGGSLGALSSMFDSLAGGGSSNAAANEGGTGSGKKGTSHPLAALQKLCDKTETNQNSRTNSASSNSSLASNNPNVSTSATAPGAILAFSWACNDAVMTSDSIMKCAFCDTPFISKGAYRHHLSKMHFVKDDVIPDPITVKSQKQIPPTTSQSSPKSSPVSSGNGVAPSSSREGTSSTTTASASNSASVPTKSPPPGSGVSFEESPHSKFLKYTELAKQLSSKYV
- the LOC129798472 gene encoding protein tiptop isoform X1, giving the protein MLNVGNIFFLFYFSESLHCGPIGQFLWMTPAEEGDDALESPEQKDVLTSGSASPSSTQSLEGAPATTSSTMLRDPESHHSTTPTSPQPPPHLIDSHDDVEHNIPATLIQDPSVERELSSPRCLSRDSSVGGRCPSDDSMYSGRGMTGSNATSPVAITLPATLPPAAAAALLPPQSAAMAAYLGVAAAAAQQNRLLFNSSLTAGLTRAGSPPLLSLGSHLDSDVSVLDFSTKRSAKSTDSRESDSDAVNLSNKSDNGPLDLSVNRKRNADSHSPQMPSRKQARPIDYKPVVSPWTSPVTPYFAAAVAAASISPKNHSAAAEWASAKGKMGSAPNDATKALEKMSELSRLGGEDIYKQHGGSLNRDANAVSSGGSSGGGGRHSAWQSHWLNKGADSAKDVLKCVWCKQSFPSLAAMTTHMKETKHCGVNVPPSGGMSQAQPHPPIPTSSSSSGSSSSTGKPSSSDLNLLIKETMPLPRKLVRGQDVWLGKGAEQTRQILKCMWCGQSFRSLAEMTSHMQQTQHYTNIISQEQIISWKSSEDGKGPAGPGNPNSSSANQNTGPNSTVSAVLTCKVCDQAFSSLKDLSNHMVKNAHYKEHIMRSITESGGRRRQTREKRKKSLPVRKLLELERAQHDFKNGETNMMSKTMREAASGRITCEKCGDKIDTVLFVEHIRQCVGGAINSHRVKPPSLSGANSILPPSESVSPLTPGSRDGRKSIGDEIPSPASRHISPNAADLSSPKESSQEKSSSSPSVLNAIEQLIEKSFDTRSRHSGSGIQGPNQNSAPLGSSILKRLGIDESVDYTKPLIDHQTMNLLRSYQQQQVYGRRERSGSESSSFSDRGSSRVDSLTPERKIDQPLQSSTPRLTPEKQEAEDLSETSVKIKREPEEEEKRDREEASSGTVTIKKEVDDVDDARPKSRTGDSEADADGGKIRSSSLSSPMPSPRHTPVTPAASPGSDRSTPRSQVNAGESKKAAAGGSLGALSSMFDSLAGGGSSNAAANEGGTGSGKKGTSHPLAALQKLCDKTETNQNSRTNSASSNSSLASNNPNVSTSATAPGAILAFSWACNDAVMTSDSIMKCAFCDTPFISKGAYRHHLSKMHFVKDDVIPDPITVKSQKQIPPTTSQSSPKSSPVSSGNGVAPSSSREGTSSTTTASASNSASVPTKSPPPGSGVSFEESPHSKFLKYTELAKQLSSKYV